Proteins encoded by one window of Pseudomonas sp. LS44:
- a CDS encoding TonB-dependent receptor has translation MPAVPPCRFRPLFRLGLVMSLSASPLFISTSWAEDAARRSYQVPAGSLSAALTRFAGLAGVNLSVDPALVSGRASNGLSGEYGVEEGFARLLQGTGLQLQPVGEQAYTLTPALDEGSLQLPSTSIRGARGVVGDQPYAGGQVARAGYQGMLGDQDFMDSPFSVTSYTKEALKNQQARTLGDAVAAYPSVRTSNPASGRFEQFTVRGFSLFNSDVSYGGLYGILPTYAIDMEIAERVDILKGPSAVLSGIAPRGSIGSGINIVPKRATDAPVTEFTGSYVSEGQFGGAVDIGRRLGENQRFGVRFNGVRQSGDTEWDHQALKRETGVLGLDLREERVRLSLDIGHQNRRADAPQERVELAPGAKVPKAEDIDRNFAQPWTYSQTKDSFGALRGEFDVSDSLMVYAAYGARKGNYDFLRHGVQNTQNNGNFTLVPRTFRRDEDVKTATIGARQWFSTGSVNHTVNLSLNRFDMDFDNAGERYLRSIGNIYNPVEVAYPGRPNRFDTSTHTEDRFTSVALADTLGFLEDRLLLTLGARLQRVKVTSWSDGVRDEPVNDETDTSPALGVVFKATNHVSLYANYVEGLTQGETAPTTANNADTVFPPYRSKQAEVGAKYDQGTFGLTASLFRIEQPAYQFDDLNNFKPNGELTNQGVELSVFGEPLNGVRLLGGVMLLDSEQSDTTDGEFDGNHGTGAPEVNANLGAEWDIESVRGLTLTARAIHTSSQYLDPANEQEIDSWERYDLGGRYAFKLGGSPVTLRATVENVLDKTYWASAATSSDSAAGLTLSTPRTYLLSATVGF, from the coding sequence ATGCCCGCAGTGCCGCCTTGCCGTTTTCGCCCGTTATTCCGCTTGGGTCTCGTGATGAGTCTGAGCGCCAGTCCATTGTTTATCTCGACCAGTTGGGCGGAAGACGCCGCCCGGCGCAGTTATCAGGTGCCGGCTGGCAGTCTGAGCGCGGCGCTGACCCGTTTCGCCGGCCTGGCTGGGGTCAACCTGTCAGTAGACCCTGCGCTGGTCAGCGGGCGCGCCAGTAATGGCCTGTCCGGCGAATACGGCGTGGAGGAGGGCTTTGCCCGGCTGCTGCAGGGCACCGGCCTGCAACTGCAGCCGGTGGGCGAACAGGCTTACACCCTGACCCCGGCCCTGGACGAAGGCAGCCTGCAACTGCCCAGCACCTCGATTCGCGGTGCACGCGGCGTGGTGGGCGACCAACCTTACGCCGGTGGCCAGGTGGCGCGAGCCGGTTACCAGGGCATGCTCGGGGACCAGGATTTCATGGACAGCCCGTTCAGCGTCACGTCCTACACCAAGGAAGCGCTGAAGAACCAGCAAGCCCGCACCCTCGGCGATGCTGTGGCTGCCTACCCATCGGTGCGCACCTCCAACCCGGCCAGCGGGCGTTTCGAGCAGTTCACCGTGCGCGGCTTCAGCCTGTTCAACAGTGACGTCTCCTATGGCGGCCTGTACGGCATCCTGCCGACCTATGCCATCGACATGGAGATCGCCGAACGCGTCGATATCCTCAAGGGGCCGAGCGCGGTACTGTCCGGTATCGCCCCGCGCGGCAGCATCGGCAGCGGCATCAACATCGTGCCCAAGCGCGCCACAGATGCGCCGGTCACTGAGTTCACCGGCAGTTACGTTTCGGAGGGGCAGTTCGGCGGCGCGGTGGACATCGGCCGACGCTTGGGTGAGAACCAGCGTTTCGGCGTGCGCTTCAACGGCGTGCGTCAGTCCGGTGATACCGAGTGGGACCATCAGGCGCTCAAGCGCGAAACCGGTGTGCTCGGCCTGGACCTGCGGGAAGAGCGGGTGCGTCTGTCGCTAGACATCGGCCATCAAAATCGCCGTGCCGACGCGCCGCAGGAGCGTGTCGAACTGGCTCCCGGGGCCAAGGTGCCCAAAGCCGAAGACATCGACCGCAACTTCGCTCAGCCTTGGACCTATTCGCAAACCAAAGACTCCTTTGGCGCCTTGCGCGGCGAATTCGATGTCAGCGACTCGCTGATGGTCTACGCCGCCTATGGCGCGCGCAAAGGCAACTACGACTTTCTGCGCCACGGGGTCCAGAACACTCAAAACAATGGCAATTTCACCTTGGTGCCGCGCACCTTCCGCCGCGATGAAGACGTGAAGACCGCCACCATTGGCGCCCGCCAGTGGTTCAGCACCGGCTCGGTCAACCACACGGTAAACCTGAGCCTGAACCGCTTCGACATGGATTTCGATAACGCCGGCGAGCGCTACCTGCGCAGCATCGGCAACATCTATAACCCGGTGGAAGTCGCTTACCCAGGCCGGCCGAACCGCTTCGATACCAGCACCCACACCGAAGACCGTTTTACCAGCGTGGCCCTGGCCGACACCTTGGGTTTCCTCGAGGATCGCCTGCTACTGACCCTCGGCGCGCGCCTGCAGCGAGTTAAAGTTACCTCCTGGAGCGACGGCGTCCGTGACGAACCGGTGAATGACGAAACCGATACGTCGCCCGCGCTGGGCGTGGTGTTCAAGGCCACTAACCATGTGTCGTTGTACGCCAACTACGTGGAAGGCCTGACCCAGGGCGAGACCGCGCCGACCACGGCAAATAACGCCGACACCGTGTTCCCGCCATACCGCAGCAAGCAGGCAGAAGTCGGTGCCAAGTACGACCAAGGCACCTTCGGCCTGACCGCCAGCCTGTTCCGTATCGAACAGCCGGCCTATCAGTTCGACGATCTAAACAACTTCAAGCCCAACGGCGAGCTGACCAACCAGGGGGTGGAACTCAGCGTCTTCGGCGAGCCGCTTAATGGTGTGCGCCTGCTGGGCGGGGTGATGCTGCTCGACAGCGAGCAGAGTGATACCACCGATGGCGAGTTCGACGGTAACCACGGCACCGGCGCGCCGGAGGTCAACGCCAACCTCGGCGCCGAATGGGACATCGAAAGCGTCCGGGGGCTGACCCTGACCGCACGTGCCATCCACACCAGTTCCCAGTACTTGGACCCAGCCAATGAGCAGGAAATCGACAGCTGGGAACGCTACGACCTGGGCGGCCGTTACGCCTTCAAACTGGGCGGCAGCCCGGTAACCCTGCGGGCCACGGTGGAGAACGTACTGGACAAGACCTATTGGGCCTCTGCCGCGACCTCGTCCGACAGCGCAGCGGGCCTGACCCTGTCGACCCCCAGAACCTATCTGCTCTCGGCAACCGTGGGTTTCTGA
- a CDS encoding acyl-CoA dehydrogenase family protein produces MPAAPGAGGEAGYVDQGPLCLTVPAEHGGGDFSYAAVLVEELS; encoded by the coding sequence GTGCCTGCAGCGCCAGGCGCAGGGGGCGAGGCGGGCTACGTCGACCAAGGCCCGCTGTGCCTCACCGTACCCGCTGAGCACGGTGGCGGTGACTTCAGCTATGCTGCCGTGCTGGTCGAGGAGCTGTCTTGA
- a CDS encoding TrkA family potassium uptake protein codes for MLANFLFTEQFAFSKGDSVVVIGLGRFGGSVAQSLMRLGHDVMGIDRDAVPVHDWADLLTHAVQADSTNLMVLRQLGVADFAHAIVGIGTDLAASLLTIMTLTELGIPDIWVKAQTAEHGQIAQRIGAHHVVYPEREMGERVAHLISGRMIDFIEFDDGFAIAKIHSPLPSHNNTLADGNIREKFGVTVVGLKRASQDFQHATPSTLIMPGDLLIVSGPTHLIQKFAGHST; via the coding sequence TTGTTGGCTAACTTTCTGTTCACCGAGCAGTTTGCCTTTTCTAAGGGCGATAGCGTGGTCGTGATCGGCCTCGGCCGTTTCGGCGGCTCCGTTGCCCAATCGCTGATGCGGCTCGGTCACGATGTGATGGGCATCGACCGGGACGCCGTGCCTGTCCATGACTGGGCCGATCTCTTGACTCATGCTGTCCAGGCCGACTCCACCAACCTGATGGTATTGCGCCAACTGGGTGTTGCCGACTTCGCTCACGCCATTGTGGGGATAGGCACCGACCTGGCAGCCAGCTTGCTGACCATCATGACGCTGACCGAACTGGGTATCCCGGATATCTGGGTCAAGGCCCAGACTGCCGAGCATGGACAGATAGCCCAGCGGATTGGCGCCCATCACGTTGTCTACCCGGAGAGGGAAATGGGGGAGCGTGTTGCTCACCTCATTAGCGGGCGGATGATCGATTTCATCGAGTTCGATGACGGCTTCGCCATCGCCAAGATTCACTCCCCCCTGCCGAGCCACAACAACACGCTGGCCGACGGCAATATCCGTGAAAAATTTGGTGTGACGGTCGTAGGGTTGAAACGCGCCAGTCAAGACTTCCAGCATGCCACCCCTAGCACCCTGATCATGCCGGGTGATCTGCTAATCGTGTCCGGCCCGACCCATCTGATCCAGAAATTTGCGGGCCACTCGACATAA
- a CDS encoding TrkH family potassium uptake protein, with the protein MKLRLHPARVVALVFLAAILAGTAILMLPISQAEGIAPPWVTAFFTAVSAVCVTGLVVVDTGTYWSTFGQSVILLLFQLGGFGIMTVATLLGLMVNRSLRLRTKMVAQLESRSLGLGDIASVAKLVLVVTFALELILTLWLTLRLRLAYDLPWADAAWSGLFHAVSAFNNAGFSIYPDSLMRYAADAWILLPVMVAIIIGGIGFPVLYDLRSRFNDPRRWSLHTKLTLAGTAILLLGGFFTLLLFEWFNPTTLGPMPVANKMLSAAFASVSARTAGFNSIDIGALTHESWAMHYLLMFVGGGSAGTAGGVKVGTVAILALLVIAEIRGHSDTEAFGRRVGAPAQRQAITVLVLGSAMIVLATLFILRETDFATDQVIFEVISAFGTVGLSTGITADLPASAQLMLTLLMYVGRVGTITLAASLALGEHRMPYRYPEEHPIVG; encoded by the coding sequence ATGAAATTACGGCTTCATCCAGCCAGGGTTGTCGCCCTGGTTTTCCTGGCCGCGATACTGGCCGGCACCGCCATTTTGATGCTGCCGATATCCCAAGCCGAGGGTATCGCCCCCCCTTGGGTGACAGCCTTCTTTACCGCGGTATCGGCCGTCTGCGTTACCGGGCTGGTAGTGGTGGACACCGGTACGTACTGGTCGACCTTCGGCCAGTCGGTGATCCTGCTACTGTTCCAACTTGGCGGCTTCGGCATCATGACGGTGGCGACCTTGCTCGGCTTGATGGTCAACCGCAGCTTACGTCTACGCACTAAAATGGTCGCACAGTTGGAATCACGCTCATTGGGGTTGGGCGACATCGCCAGCGTGGCCAAGCTAGTGCTGGTGGTGACGTTCGCCTTGGAACTCATCTTGACCCTGTGGCTCACCCTCAGATTACGCCTGGCCTATGACCTTCCCTGGGCTGATGCAGCGTGGAGCGGCCTGTTTCATGCGGTATCGGCATTCAATAACGCGGGTTTCTCCATTTATCCCGACAGCCTGATGCGCTACGCCGCAGATGCTTGGATCCTGCTGCCAGTCATGGTTGCGATCATTATTGGCGGCATTGGCTTTCCCGTACTGTATGACTTGCGCAGCAGGTTCAACGATCCCCGCCGTTGGTCGCTGCATACCAAGCTCACCCTGGCTGGAACGGCAATCCTGCTTCTGGGCGGTTTTTTCACGCTGCTGCTGTTCGAGTGGTTCAACCCGACTACCCTCGGCCCGATGCCAGTGGCCAATAAAATGCTCTCGGCGGCATTTGCTTCCGTTTCTGCGCGTACCGCCGGGTTCAACTCTATCGATATTGGCGCGTTGACCCATGAAAGCTGGGCGATGCACTACCTCCTGATGTTCGTAGGGGGTGGCAGCGCGGGAACCGCGGGTGGCGTCAAAGTCGGTACTGTCGCCATCCTGGCCTTGCTGGTCATCGCCGAAATTCGTGGCCACAGTGACACCGAGGCATTTGGCCGGCGAGTCGGCGCCCCGGCCCAGCGTCAAGCTATCACGGTGCTCGTTCTGGGCAGCGCCATGATCGTGCTGGCGACGCTCTTTATTTTGCGTGAAACAGATTTCGCCACAGACCAAGTCATATTCGAAGTCATCTCAGCGTTTGGCACGGTCGGCTTGTCCACCGGCATCACCGCCGATCTCCCCGCATCGGCCCAACTGATGCTGACGCTGCTGATGTATGTCGGGCGGGTCGGCACTATCACGCTTGCGGCTTCACTGGCCCTGGGCGAGCACCGCATGCCCTACCGCTACCCAGAGGAACACCCAATTGTTGGCTAA
- a CDS encoding adenosine-specific kinase, whose product MQLITVKIDKPEATNFILGQTHFIKSVEDIHEALVGAVPGIKFGLAFCEASGKCLVRWSGTDAAMIELAQKNAQAIAAGHSFIIFLGDGFYPLNLLNAIKMVPEVCRVFCATANPTEVIVAETEQGRGILGVVDGLRVNDIEGDDDILWRKNLLRQIGYKL is encoded by the coding sequence ATGCAACTCATCACGGTAAAAATCGACAAGCCGGAAGCCACGAACTTCATTCTGGGGCAGACGCATTTCATCAAGTCCGTCGAGGACATCCACGAAGCCTTGGTCGGTGCCGTACCCGGCATCAAGTTTGGCCTGGCCTTTTGCGAAGCCTCGGGCAAATGCCTGGTGCGCTGGTCTGGCACCGATGCCGCGATGATCGAACTGGCCCAGAAGAATGCCCAAGCCATTGCCGCCGGCCATAGCTTCATCATTTTCCTCGGCGACGGCTTCTACCCGCTGAACCTGTTGAACGCCATCAAGATGGTGCCGGAGGTCTGCCGGGTTTTCTGTGCCACCGCCAATCCCACCGAAGTGATTGTCGCCGAGACGGAACAGGGCCGCGGCATACTCGGCGTGGTGGATGGCTTGCGGGTCAACGACATCGAAGGCGACGACGACATCCTCTGGCGCAAGAATTTGTTGCGGCAGATCGGCTACAAGCTGTGA
- a CDS encoding ABC transporter ATP-binding protein → MLKIQGLCKSYPTPQGPLAVLRGIDLELEEGGSLALMGESGSGKSTLLHLVAGLDRFDAGSIWVAGHSLAALDESQLAAWRRSGIGLIFQQFNLIASLRVEDNLAFQARLAGRHDPHWQAQLVQRLGLGQLLKRYPEQLSCGQQQRVALGRALAARPPLLLADEPTGSLDEATGDEVLELLLQLLADSTTSLLMVTHSPRMAARLQRRVSLQGGRLLARGEA, encoded by the coding sequence ATGCTGAAGATCCAGGGCCTATGCAAAAGCTACCCGACTCCCCAGGGGCCGCTGGCGGTGCTGCGGGGCATCGACCTCGAACTGGAGGAGGGCGGCAGCCTGGCGTTGATGGGCGAATCCGGCAGCGGCAAGAGCACCTTGCTGCACCTGGTGGCCGGCCTCGACCGCTTCGATGCCGGCAGCATCTGGGTGGCCGGGCACTCGCTGGCCGCGCTCGATGAAAGCCAGTTGGCGGCCTGGCGGCGCAGCGGGATCGGCCTGATCTTCCAGCAGTTCAACCTGATTGCCAGCCTGCGGGTCGAGGACAATCTGGCCTTTCAGGCTCGTCTGGCCGGCCGCCATGACCCGCACTGGCAGGCGCAGCTGGTCCAGCGGCTCGGCCTTGGCCAGCTGCTCAAGCGCTATCCCGAACAGCTCTCCTGCGGGCAGCAGCAACGGGTGGCCTTGGGCCGAGCGCTGGCCGCCAGACCGCCGCTGTTGCTGGCTGACGAACCCACCGGCAGCCTAGATGAGGCGACCGGTGACGAGGTGCTGGAGCTGCTGCTGCAACTGCTCGCCGACAGCACCACCAGCCTCCTGATGGTGACCCATAGCCCGCGCATGGCGGCGCGCCTGCAGCGGCGCGTGAGCTTGCAGGGCGGCCGCCTATTGGCGCGAGGCGAGGCCTGA
- a CDS encoding ABC transporter permease, which yields MRIFYWTLSGLFSHWRRHPVQFFSVLTGLWLATSLWTGVQALNSQARESYARASQLLADADQYALSARNGGLFAQQYFIELRRAGWPVSPLLQGRLRLRGQAEQRLQLIGIEPLTLPADTSLAGQAVERLDLAAFLGQPGRTWIAPDTLAALDLAAGAQPLTEAGQALPPLELRPQLAPGVLLVDIGVAQRLLDAPQQLSRLLLAGDFARSNPRLPPQLAEQLVLNRRSEAADLGRLTDSFHLNLTALGLLAFVVGLFIVHAAIGLALEQRRALLRTLRACGVSARTLLGALALELCGLALLGGLAGVLSGYWLASLLLPDVVASLRGLYGAEVAGQLSLSPQWWLGGLAMSLLGALLAGAGSLLRAARLPLLALAQPEAWQQAQALWLRRQALLAAALALLALVALLGGNSLIAGFVLLAALLLAAALSLPLCLNLLLEGLLPRCRSPLAQWFVADSRQQLPGLALALMALLLALAANIGVGSMTEGFRQTFAGWLDQRLAAELYLTPQDPQQALAIGAWLARQPQVSAVLPSWRVELQLKGWPAQLSGILDHPAYRAHWPLLSASPDAWEQLARQQALMLSEQLARRLNLQLGERLSLPTPKGEWPLVVAGIYADYGNPKGHLLVNAAGLQQHWPGLSPSSYSLHLPAVEVPELMQALQQTFALGSDRIIDQSELKAWSTRVFERTFAATAALNSLTLGVAGVALFISLLTLGQARLSQLAPLWALGVGRAQLAWLSLGQTLLLALITLLLAVPLGLVLAWCLVAVINVQAFGWRLPLHVFPWQLLQLLAMAVLATLLAAAWPLWKLGRTTPAALLRTFADER from the coding sequence ATGCGGATTTTCTACTGGACGCTGAGTGGTCTGTTCAGCCATTGGCGCCGGCATCCCGTGCAGTTCTTCAGTGTGCTGACCGGTCTGTGGCTGGCCACCAGCCTGTGGACGGGTGTGCAGGCGCTGAACAGCCAGGCCCGGGAAAGCTATGCGCGGGCCAGCCAGCTGCTGGCCGACGCTGACCAATACGCGCTCAGTGCCCGCAACGGCGGGCTGTTTGCGCAGCAGTACTTCATCGAACTGCGACGTGCCGGCTGGCCGGTATCGCCACTCCTGCAGGGCCGTTTGCGCCTGCGGGGGCAGGCCGAACAGCGCCTGCAGCTGATCGGCATCGAACCCCTGACCTTGCCGGCCGACACCTCGCTGGCCGGGCAAGCGGTCGAGCGCCTGGACCTAGCAGCCTTTCTCGGCCAGCCCGGGCGCACCTGGATTGCCCCCGACACCCTCGCGGCCCTCGACCTTGCCGCCGGGGCGCAACCGCTGACCGAGGCCGGGCAAGCCTTGCCGCCGCTGGAACTGCGGCCGCAGTTGGCGCCGGGAGTGTTGCTGGTGGATATCGGCGTCGCCCAACGCCTGCTCGACGCACCGCAGCAGCTGTCCCGGTTGCTGCTGGCCGGCGATTTCGCCCGCAGTAATCCGCGCCTGCCGCCGCAACTGGCCGAGCAACTGGTGCTGAACCGTCGCAGCGAAGCGGCCGATCTGGGCCGGCTCACCGACAGCTTCCACCTCAATCTCACCGCCCTCGGTTTGCTAGCCTTTGTCGTCGGGCTGTTCATCGTGCACGCCGCCATCGGCCTGGCGCTGGAGCAGCGCCGCGCACTGTTACGCACCCTGCGGGCCTGCGGGGTGAGTGCCCGCACCCTGCTGGGCGCCCTGGCCCTAGAACTCTGCGGCCTGGCCTTGCTCGGCGGTTTGGCTGGCGTGCTCAGCGGTTACTGGCTGGCCAGCCTGCTGTTGCCGGATGTCGTGGCCAGCTTGCGTGGCCTGTATGGCGCCGAGGTTGCCGGGCAGCTCAGCCTCAGCCCGCAGTGGTGGCTCGGCGGGCTAGCCATGAGCCTGCTCGGTGCCTTGCTCGCCGGCGCCGGCAGCCTGCTCAGGGCCGCGCGCTTGCCGCTGCTGGCCTTGGCCCAGCCCGAGGCGTGGCAGCAAGCCCAGGCGCTCTGGCTGCGCCGCCAGGCCCTGCTGGCGGCGGCGCTCGCCTTGCTGGCGTTAGTCGCGCTGCTGGGCGGCAACAGCCTGATCGCCGGCTTCGTCCTGCTCGCCGCTTTGCTGCTGGCGGCGGCCCTGAGTTTGCCGCTATGCCTGAACCTGCTGCTGGAGGGCCTGCTGCCGCGCTGCCGCTCGCCGCTGGCGCAGTGGTTCGTCGCCGACAGTCGCCAGCAGCTGCCGGGTCTGGCGCTGGCGCTGATGGCCCTGCTGCTGGCGCTGGCGGCGAATATCGGCGTCGGCAGCATGACCGAGGGCTTTCGCCAGACCTTTGCCGGCTGGCTCGATCAGCGCCTGGCCGCCGAGCTGTACCTCACCCCGCAGGATCCGCAGCAGGCACTGGCCATCGGCGCCTGGTTGGCTCGCCAGCCACAGGTCAGCGCGGTACTGCCGAGCTGGCGGGTCGAGTTGCAGTTGAAGGGTTGGCCGGCGCAACTCAGCGGCATACTCGATCACCCGGCCTACCGCGCCCACTGGCCGCTGCTGAGCGCCAGCCCCGATGCCTGGGAGCAACTGGCCCGGCAACAGGCGCTGATGCTCAGCGAGCAGCTGGCGCGACGCTTGAACCTGCAGCTGGGCGAGCGCCTGAGCCTGCCGACCCCTAAAGGCGAATGGCCGCTGGTGGTCGCCGGCATCTATGCCGACTACGGCAATCCGAAAGGGCACCTGCTGGTCAATGCCGCGGGTTTGCAACAGCACTGGCCGGGGCTGAGCCCGAGCAGCTACAGCCTGCACCTGCCTGCTGTCGAGGTCCCCGAGCTGATGCAGGCCCTGCAGCAGACCTTTGCCCTGGGCAGCGACCGGATCATCGACCAGAGCGAACTCAAGGCCTGGTCGACCCGCGTGTTCGAACGCACCTTTGCCGCCACCGCCGCGCTCAACAGCCTGACCCTGGGAGTGGCCGGCGTGGCGCTGTTCATCAGCCTGCTGACCCTCGGCCAGGCGCGCCTGAGCCAACTGGCACCACTCTGGGCGCTGGGCGTGGGCCGAGCGCAGCTGGCCTGGCTCAGCCTCGGCCAGACCCTGTTGCTGGCGCTGATCACCCTGCTGCTGGCGGTGCCGCTGGGGCTGGTGCTGGCCTGGTGCCTGGTCGCGGTGATCAACGTGCAGGCCTTTGGTTGGCGCCTGCCGCTGCATGTGTTTCCCTGGCAGCTCCTGCAACTGCTGGCCATGGCGGTGCTCGCCACGCTACTGGCCGCCGCCTGGCCGCTGTGGAAACTCGGGCGGACCACCCCGGCCGCGTTGTTGAGGACCTTCGCCGATGAACGCTAG
- a CDS encoding lipocalin-like domain-containing protein encodes MNARLRLLLLAGLLLGACDAEPPPGEGFAGLGSAAAGFAQVTPGRAFSFPADHGAHPDYRIEWWYVTANLEDEQGRAWGVQWTLFRSALQPGSTSEGWSNQNLWMGHAGLTGPYGHRFAETFARGGIGQAGVDASPFKAWIDDWQFSSRTPADAGLGELELHAKGGAFSYRLRLVSSRPPVLHGEQGFSQKSGEGQASYYYSQPFLQAEGTIQLQGRLYRVNGPAWLDREWTSQYLAPDQRGWDWFSLHLETGEKLMLFQLRHADGAHYRAGTWISATGEPRALASQDIVMTPLQYSRVAGRRLPTRWSLRIASEGFEISSTPVQENAWMDTRFPYWEGPIRFSGSHRGVGYLELTGY; translated from the coding sequence ATGAACGCTAGGCTGCGCCTGCTGCTCCTCGCGGGCTTGCTGCTCGGCGCCTGCGATGCCGAACCGCCGCCGGGCGAGGGCTTTGCCGGGCTCGGCAGCGCGGCGGCGGGCTTTGCCCAGGTGACCCCCGGCCGGGCCTTCAGCTTCCCGGCGGATCACGGCGCACACCCGGATTACCGCATCGAATGGTGGTACGTGACGGCCAATCTGGAGGATGAACAGGGCCGTGCCTGGGGCGTGCAATGGACGCTGTTCCGCAGTGCCTTGCAGCCCGGCTCCACGAGTGAGGGTTGGAGCAACCAGAACCTGTGGATGGGCCATGCCGGGCTGACCGGCCCATACGGCCATCGCTTCGCGGAAACCTTCGCCCGCGGCGGCATCGGCCAGGCCGGCGTCGACGCCTCGCCCTTCAAGGCCTGGATCGACGATTGGCAGTTCAGCAGCCGCACGCCGGCGGACGCGGGGCTGGGCGAGCTGGAGCTGCACGCCAAGGGCGGCGCCTTCAGCTATCGCCTGCGCCTGGTCAGCAGCCGCCCGCCGGTGCTGCACGGCGAGCAGGGCTTCAGCCAGAAGTCCGGGGAGGGGCAGGCGTCCTACTACTACAGCCAGCCGTTCTTGCAGGCTGAGGGCACCATCCAGTTGCAAGGCCGCTTGTACCGAGTAAATGGCCCGGCCTGGCTAGACCGCGAATGGACCAGCCAGTACCTGGCGCCCGACCAGCGCGGCTGGGACTGGTTCTCCCTGCATCTGGAGACGGGCGAGAAGCTCATGCTGTTCCAACTGCGCCATGCCGACGGCGCCCACTACCGCGCCGGCACCTGGATCAGCGCCACGGGAGAGCCCCGCGCACTGGCTAGCCAGGACATCGTCATGACCCCCTTGCAGTACAGCCGGGTCGCCGGCCGTCGGCTACCGACCCGCTGGTCGCTGCGCATCGCCAGCGAGGGCTTCGAGATCAGCAGCACGCCGGTGCAGGAGAATGCCTGGATGGATACCCGCTTCCCCTACTGGGAGGGGCCGATCCGTTTCAGTGGCAGCCATCGGGGCGTGGGCTACCTGGAGCTGACGGGGTATTGA
- a CDS encoding STAS domain-containing protein: MIDYSGLAALGELNRSLLLRDVKLHLAEVKGPIMDRLQHSELLRSQLSGELFSSTTDACRRLYHANEDWQ, translated from the coding sequence ATGATCGACTATTCGGGGCTGGCTGCTCTCGGTGAGCTCAATCGCAGTTTGCTGTTGCGCGACGTGAAACTGCACCTGGCTGAAGTCAAAGGCCCGATCATGGATCGCCTGCAGCACAGCGAACTGCTCCGGAGTCAGCTCAGCGGCGAGCTGTTCTCCAGCACCACCGATGCTTGCCGCCGGCTCTACCACGCGAACGAAGATTGGCAATGA
- a CDS encoding DUF3302 domain-containing protein produces MLDYFALGLLIFVGLVLFYGIIVLHDIPYEIAVHRNHPHQDAIHATGWVSLFTLHALWPFLWIWAMAYREDRGWGFGDGKSPQSHVIHLEQQVAELQQRVDRLEGKMAVAQTPADPGPDLGAGI; encoded by the coding sequence ATGCTCGATTACTTCGCCTTGGGTCTGCTGATCTTCGTCGGGCTGGTGCTGTTCTACGGGATCATCGTGCTGCACGACATCCCCTATGAAATTGCCGTGCACCGCAATCATCCCCATCAAGACGCAATCCATGCCACCGGCTGGGTCAGCCTGTTCACCCTGCACGCACTTTGGCCGTTCCTGTGGATCTGGGCGATGGCCTATAGGGAGGATCGTGGCTGGGGCTTTGGCGACGGTAAGTCACCGCAAAGCCATGTCATCCATCTGGAGCAACAAGTAGCCGAGTTGCAGCAGCGGGTGGATCGGCTCGAAGGCAAGATGGCGGTAGCTCAGACGCCGGCAGATCCTGGTCCTGATCTTGGCGCGGGAATCTGA